The Proteiniborus ethanoligenes genome contains a region encoding:
- a CDS encoding CxxH/CxxC protein, translated as MYVVCNDHLDIAIEEFVEAYEQSPDIYELDKVNFTDWTSPHTCEFCDRQPRYLVV; from the coding sequence ATGTATGTAGTTTGTAATGATCATCTAGACATAGCTATAGAAGAATTTGTAGAAGCCTATGAACAGTCACCTGATATTTATGAGCTTGATAAAGTGAATTTTACTGACTGGACAAGTCCGCACACATGTGAGTTTTGCGATAGACAGCCTAGATATCTGGTTGTATAA
- a CDS encoding MBL fold metallo-hydrolase — protein MSIKFCSLASGSSGNCQYIETDKVKLLVDAGLSGKRIQESLISIGVEPSTINGILVTHEHKDHIHGVGILSRRFNIPIYANENTWLSMKSEIGEVKEENIMVFDTNKIFEIKDLNIHPFNISHDSVEPVGYSFYHNNIKISIVTDTGYVSQEVKENIKNSHLLMIESNHDVQMLKVGSYPWFLKKRILGEHGHLSNDDAGRLLTEVISGNNECILLGHLSKENNFPELAYETVAGILTESGISITSDISLDLTYRDKPTKVYNF, from the coding sequence ATGTCAATAAAATTTTGCTCACTAGCCAGTGGTAGCAGTGGGAACTGTCAATATATAGAGACGGATAAAGTAAAGCTTTTAGTAGATGCAGGGCTAAGCGGAAAAAGAATTCAAGAGTCTCTCATATCCATAGGAGTAGAGCCTAGTACAATCAATGGGATATTAGTTACCCATGAGCATAAAGACCATATTCATGGAGTAGGTATTTTATCAAGAAGATTTAATATACCTATATATGCTAACGAGAACACTTGGCTAAGTATGAAATCTGAAATAGGCGAAGTAAAAGAAGAAAATATAATGGTATTTGATACAAATAAAATTTTTGAAATAAAGGATTTAAACATTCATCCATTTAATATATCTCATGATTCAGTTGAACCAGTTGGATATAGTTTTTATCATAATAATATTAAAATCAGTATAGTTACAGATACAGGTTATGTAAGCCAAGAAGTAAAAGAAAACATTAAAAACTCTCATTTATTAATGATAGAATCAAATCATGATGTCCAAATGCTTAAGGTTGGCAGTTATCCTTGGTTTCTTAAAAAGAGAATATTAGGAGAGCATGGACATCTTTCAAATGATGATGCAGGCAGATTATTAACAGAAGTAATATCTGGGAACAATGAATGTATATTGCTAGGACACTTAAGCAAGGAAAATAACTTTCCAGAATTAGCATATGAAACTGTAGCAGGAATATTAACAGAAAGTGGAATTAGTATAACTAGTGACATAAGCCTAGACTTAACTTATAGAGACAAACCAACTAAGGTATATAATTTTTAA
- a CDS encoding sensor histidine kinase, whose amino-acid sequence MLKGKGVIVYTILKIALFAIGYLEYIEYHTANKINMIIIFSSILVINSFFRQFYLYGNDKLYWYSKISIIMEFALGAYIASLQPVFVIILFLTTTIFESVAMHSLIFGGSLSAITLFALLTIDTLNQIRILDYFSFYMSRLVSYGLGFILIFIISYLASLQFRERERIAKVNKELEEAYKQLINTSSHLQELSIEKERNRMAREIHDTLAHTLTAVLVQLEACKKLIGVDSSKAKVEIEKAQESTRDGLIDVKNAIKALRPKILENSSLKGAINKLIQDIEDISNVKVYLHESLLQELELSSAMEVALFRVIQESITNAIRHGAAEEINIFLTISEDILHLDISDNGRGCSHVREGYGLKGIMERVKSLNGTAYFSSTVGKGFRTQIAIPYKGGVSSEN is encoded by the coding sequence ATGCTTAAAGGAAAGGGCGTAATTGTTTATACCATTTTAAAGATTGCTTTATTTGCCATTGGCTACTTGGAGTACATAGAATATCACACAGCTAATAAAATAAATATGATAATAATATTTTCTTCTATACTAGTAATAAACAGTTTTTTTAGACAATTTTATCTTTATGGGAATGATAAATTATACTGGTATAGTAAAATTAGTATTATCATGGAATTTGCATTGGGAGCATATATAGCATCACTACAACCGGTTTTTGTCATTATACTTTTCTTAACTACTACTATTTTTGAATCTGTTGCAATGCATTCTCTAATATTTGGTGGCAGTCTATCTGCAATTACACTATTTGCACTTTTAACAATAGATACACTTAATCAGATACGGATTTTAGATTATTTTTCTTTTTATATGAGCAGACTTGTATCCTATGGACTAGGATTCATATTAATCTTTATAATAAGCTACCTGGCTAGCTTACAGTTTAGGGAGCGGGAGAGAATTGCAAAGGTCAACAAGGAGCTCGAAGAGGCATACAAACAACTTATAAACACCTCATCTCACCTTCAGGAATTATCTATTGAAAAGGAAAGGAACAGAATGGCTAGAGAAATTCATGACACCCTTGCACATACCTTAACAGCGGTGTTAGTACAGCTGGAGGCATGTAAGAAGCTAATAGGTGTAGATTCATCAAAGGCTAAAGTTGAAATTGAGAAAGCCCAGGAATCCACCCGGGATGGGCTTATAGATGTAAAAAATGCTATAAAAGCCCTTAGACCCAAGATACTAGAAAACAGTTCATTAAAAGGAGCAATTAATAAGCTTATCCAGGACATTGAAGATATAAGCAATGTTAAAGTATATTTACATGAAAGCCTGCTACAGGAACTTGAGTTATCATCTGCTATGGAAGTAGCCCTATTTAGGGTGATACAGGAGTCTATTACCAATGCTATTCGTCACGGTGCTGCAGAGGAAATTAACATTTTCTTAACCATTAGTGAAGATATATTGCATTTAGATATTTCTGATAATGGAAGGGGTTGTTCCCATGTAAGAGAAGGTTATGGATTAAAAGGGATTATGGAGAGAGTTAAGAGTTTGAACGGTACAGCTTACTTTTCCAGCACAGTTGGTAAGGGATTTCGTACTCAAATAGCCATTCCATATAAAGGGGGTGTCAGCAGTGAAAATTAA
- a CDS encoding response regulator transcription factor encodes MIVDDQRLMREGLKTILDLEEDISVIELADTGEDALRKIKIQEPDVVLMDIRMPVMDGVECTAAIKRDYPHIKVVILTTFDDDEYIIDALCNGAEGYILKDLPSEKLISSIRDVYNGNSIMQPEIAAKVIACVKRNKSSSSGDRFATAKGQSDELTDREKEILTLVARGMNNNEIAKSLYLSVGTVKNHIRSIYEKIDVNERSKAIIYAMEHHYLD; translated from the coding sequence ATGATTGTTGATGATCAACGTTTGATGAGAGAAGGGCTAAAGACTATCTTGGATTTAGAAGAAGATATATCAGTGATTGAACTTGCAGATACAGGGGAGGATGCACTGAGAAAAATTAAGATTCAGGAACCAGATGTGGTGCTAATGGACATTCGGATGCCAGTGATGGATGGAGTAGAATGCACCGCTGCCATTAAAAGGGATTATCCGCATATAAAAGTAGTTATTCTTACCACCTTTGATGATGATGAATATATCATCGATGCCTTGTGTAATGGAGCAGAAGGATATATTCTTAAGGATTTACCTTCAGAAAAGCTTATAAGTTCTATAAGGGATGTATATAATGGAAATTCAATTATGCAGCCCGAGATTGCAGCTAAGGTGATTGCTTGTGTTAAGCGAAATAAATCAAGTTCATCTGGGGATCGTTTCGCTACAGCTAAAGGACAATCAGACGAACTTACAGATAGAGAAAAGGAGATTTTAACCCTTGTAGCAAGAGGTATGAATAATAATGAAATTGCAAAAAGTTTATATTTATCAGTGGGTACTGTAAAAAATCATATCCGCAGTATCTATGAAAAAATCGACGTTAATGAGCGTTCTAAGGCTATTATATATGCCATGGAACACCATTACCTAGATTAA
- a CDS encoding UDP-N-acetylglucosamine 1-carboxyvinyltransferase gives MDKLIIEGGYKLNGIVNISGFKNAALPIIPAALLAGDRCVIENLPRIKDIYNISEIMSSIGARIEFDESGTMVIDTSNMKKFVAPYDLSRKIRASYYLLGAGLSRFGEVEVAYPGGCDIGTRPIDQHIKGFEALGATVEIEHGVIKCKAEKLIGAKIYLDVVSVGATINIMLAAVGAEGTTTIENAAKEPHIVDVANFLNTMGADIRGAGTDVIKIRGVDKLHGCTYSVIPDQIEAGTYMVAAAATGGDVTVNNVIPKHLESIIAKLRETSVEVIEYDESVRIISDGKIRGVDVKTLPYPGFPTDLQQPMAAMLSVAEGISIITENVYEARFKYIDELKRMGANIKVDGRVAIIEGVDCLSGAKVKATDLRAGAALIVAGLIGNGKTEVDDAFHIDRGYENIEQKLLSLGAKIYRIRE, from the coding sequence ATGGATAAATTAATAATTGAGGGTGGATATAAACTAAACGGAATAGTTAATATAAGTGGATTTAAAAATGCAGCTTTACCTATTATACCAGCAGCACTATTGGCTGGAGATAGGTGTGTTATTGAAAATCTTCCAAGGATAAAGGATATATATAATATTTCAGAGATAATGTCTTCTATTGGTGCAAGGATAGAATTTGATGAAAGTGGAACTATGGTAATAGACACTAGTAATATGAAGAAATTTGTAGCACCATATGATTTATCTAGAAAAATAAGAGCATCATATTATTTATTAGGTGCAGGTCTTAGTCGTTTTGGAGAAGTAGAAGTAGCTTATCCAGGTGGATGTGACATTGGAACTAGACCTATTGACCAGCATATAAAAGGCTTCGAAGCTCTTGGAGCAACAGTAGAGATAGAGCATGGAGTAATTAAATGTAAAGCAGAAAAATTAATAGGTGCAAAAATATATCTTGATGTGGTAAGCGTAGGAGCTACAATAAATATAATGCTAGCGGCAGTAGGTGCAGAAGGCACAACTACAATAGAAAACGCAGCCAAAGAGCCTCATATAGTGGATGTAGCCAACTTTTTAAATACAATGGGGGCAGATATAAGAGGAGCAGGCACAGATGTAATCAAAATTAGAGGAGTAGACAAGCTTCACGGATGCACATATAGCGTCATACCTGATCAAATAGAGGCAGGCACATATATGGTAGCGGCAGCAGCTACTGGAGGAGATGTAACAGTAAACAACGTAATACCAAAGCATCTTGAATCAATAATAGCAAAGCTTAGAGAAACCTCCGTTGAGGTAATAGAATATGATGAGTCAGTTAGAATAATTTCAGATGGAAAAATTAGAGGAGTAGATGTAAAGACTCTACCGTATCCAGGCTTTCCAACAGATCTTCAGCAGCCTATGGCAGCTATGTTATCCGTAGCAGAAGGCATAAGCATAATAACCGAAAACGTATATGAAGCTAGATTTAAATATATAGATGAGCTAAAGAGAATGGGTGCAAATATTAAAGTAGACGGAAGAGTAGCTATTATTGAAGGCGTAGATTGTTTAAGTGGAGCAAAAGTAAAGGCTACCGATTTAAGAGCAGGTGCTGCCTTAATAGTTGCAGGTCTTATTGGAAATGGGAAAACAGAAGTAGATGATGCATTTCATATAGATAGAGGATATGAAAATATAGAACAAAAGCTTTTAAGTCTTGGAGCCAAAATATATAGGATTAGGGAATAG
- the surE gene encoding 5'/3'-nucleotidase SurE, whose translation MRLLLVNDDGIDAIGIQALAKEFEKDYELIIVAPEGQRSASSHSITLTKPILVKRVEVPGIKSKSYSISGSPADCVRVALDKLVDGHVDMILSGINLGLNIGADILYSGTVSAAIEGNLYNIPSMALSCQLGEEPDCFTTAAKYAKQIFEKVKEDLVKNNIVLNVNFPCIKEEDIKGIKVCKIGGVVYDYYFVENKNGEDEITLKLDGRYNENVEEGTDRYYLRKGYITMTPLHYDLTNYKLMKKVDTWL comes from the coding sequence ATGAGATTACTTTTAGTTAATGACGATGGTATAGATGCTATAGGTATTCAAGCCTTAGCTAAAGAGTTTGAAAAAGATTATGAACTAATAATAGTGGCACCAGAAGGGCAAAGAAGTGCTTCTAGTCACTCAATCACACTGACAAAGCCTATACTAGTAAAAAGAGTAGAAGTTCCAGGGATTAAATCTAAGTCCTATAGCATATCAGGCTCACCAGCAGACTGCGTAAGGGTAGCATTAGATAAGCTAGTAGATGGACATGTGGACATGATACTTTCAGGTATAAACCTAGGGTTAAATATAGGAGCAGACATATTGTATTCAGGTACTGTATCAGCTGCTATCGAAGGAAATCTCTATAATATACCTTCTATGGCGCTATCCTGTCAGCTAGGAGAAGAACCAGATTGCTTCACAACTGCAGCCAAATATGCAAAGCAAATATTTGAAAAGGTGAAAGAGGATTTAGTAAAGAACAACATAGTTCTTAACGTAAATTTTCCTTGTATTAAAGAAGAAGACATAAAAGGAATCAAAGTATGTAAAATCGGTGGCGTAGTGTATGATTACTACTTTGTTGAAAATAAAAATGGAGAAGATGAAATAACACTTAAGCTAGATGGAAGATACAATGAAAATGTTGAAGAAGGAACAGATAGATATTATTTAAGAAAAGGCTATATAACTATGACACCACTGCATTATGATTTAACAAATTATAAGTTAATGAAAAAAGTCGATACTTGGCTGTAG
- a CDS encoding CFI-box-CTERM domain-containing protein → MDTEKNPMKFKKLEEVLGGGYNSLKRLEEIFSLNMGTEVSEICGLNLECSKLLIVILESVVRRQIGTLKWEVANSFFYKTNVIEENKSDIDLVFFSIDRSSLSYGDIFIYCYNSIMHDNCILFYSMVYTLMSKISIYERLFFSDYYIASNILEKLYKAIPEGNNVNNIKQQLTVENEFPMLFNDYCNQKCIPSGGMVTTQNDFSYIMKSKYEINGQLYLAQLDYDFNMALKAKNLRPVIIEIDNYINTRKGKEDSKVWEYLARSILLDFVGNMNFNWNIDLSKDLLMCFCGLSQDLIYRDEVSVIEYNKQINNLVHIILGIIGNILSSELFYSSKSYLLPELSTFLINLYHMFPFDKILDFIKEKIIPHLGNYQHHVQNYVHILSEKRYGTENEMMISTDVEHFKQSIIKDVYIKVKDEVERYIIISLYVGMAEDSLIKVGLSFYNNKDEKIVIGQNPNDYMEIEVSSIGDVDGVYGFEVTILNIKNVSKVEAKILSDTCQKNSDNNLSYDGYENAIGNNKNPDKQDHGACYIATKVYGSYDAPEVLTLRCFRDEVLSNHGVGRMFIKLYYLLSPQISKRLNKDSKISTLIRMILNKLINIIEKYLK, encoded by the coding sequence ATGGACACTGAAAAAAATCCTATGAAGTTCAAAAAACTGGAAGAAGTTTTGGGAGGAGGGTATAATTCTTTAAAAAGACTAGAAGAGATTTTTTCATTAAATATGGGGACAGAAGTAAGTGAAATATGTGGATTAAATCTAGAGTGTTCGAAACTACTTATAGTCATACTTGAGTCTGTAGTAAGGCGTCAAATAGGTACTTTGAAGTGGGAGGTAGCTAATAGTTTTTTTTATAAAACTAATGTAATTGAAGAAAACAAGTCAGATATTGATCTAGTGTTTTTTTCGATTGATAGAAGTTCACTATCATATGGCGATATATTTATTTATTGTTATAATTCCATTATGCACGATAACTGTATATTATTCTATTCTATGGTGTATACATTGATGTCTAAAATATCTATATATGAACGTTTATTTTTTTCTGACTATTATATTGCAAGCAATATCCTTGAAAAGCTATATAAAGCAATCCCAGAAGGTAACAATGTAAATAATATTAAGCAACAACTAACAGTTGAAAATGAATTCCCCATGCTATTCAATGATTACTGTAATCAAAAATGCATTCCTAGTGGTGGTATGGTAACAACTCAAAATGATTTTTCGTATATAATGAAATCAAAATATGAGATTAATGGTCAGTTATACTTAGCTCAATTAGATTACGATTTTAATATGGCACTTAAAGCAAAGAATTTGAGACCAGTTATTATTGAAATAGACAATTATATTAATACAAGAAAGGGGAAAGAAGATAGTAAAGTTTGGGAATACCTTGCGAGATCAATACTATTAGATTTCGTGGGGAATATGAATTTTAATTGGAACATAGATTTGTCCAAAGATTTGTTAATGTGTTTTTGTGGGTTATCTCAGGATTTGATTTATAGGGATGAAGTTTCTGTAATCGAATACAATAAGCAAATTAATAACCTTGTGCATATAATATTAGGTATAATTGGTAACATTCTATCATCTGAATTATTTTATTCATCGAAATCATATTTATTGCCAGAATTATCAACATTTCTTATAAATCTTTATCATATGTTTCCATTTGATAAGATATTAGATTTTATTAAGGAGAAAATTATACCACATTTAGGAAATTATCAACACCATGTTCAAAATTACGTACATATCTTAAGTGAAAAACGATATGGTACTGAAAATGAAATGATGATTTCAACAGATGTTGAGCACTTTAAACAATCTATTATAAAGGATGTATATATTAAAGTAAAAGATGAAGTGGAAAGATATATTATAATATCTCTTTATGTAGGTATGGCAGAAGACTCCTTAATAAAAGTAGGCTTGTCTTTTTATAATAATAAGGATGAAAAGATTGTAATAGGACAAAATCCAAATGATTATATGGAAATAGAAGTGAGCTCTATAGGCGATGTAGATGGTGTGTATGGGTTTGAAGTAACCATTTTAAACATTAAAAATGTATCAAAGGTTGAAGCTAAGATATTAAGCGATACATGTCAGAAAAATAGTGATAATAATTTATCTTATGATGGATATGAAAATGCAATTGGAAACAACAAAAATCCAGATAAACAAGACCATGGTGCATGCTATATAGCAACAAAGGTATATGGCTCATACGACGCTCCAGAGGTTTTAACTTTAAGGTGTTTTAGGGACGAAGTGTTAAGTAACCATGGTGTTGGAAGAATGTTTATTAAACTTTACTATTTATTGAGTCCTCAAATCTCCAAAAGATTAAACAAGGATAGTAAAATAAGCACTCTTATAAGAATGATTTTAAATAAACTTATTAATATAATTGAAAAATACTTAAAATAG
- a CDS encoding DNA-formamidopyrimidine glycosylase family protein, whose product MLEIPEALTIAKQINNTIKGRKVVDVIANYSSHKFAWYHGEPQDYKELLRGSTIQNATACGGLVHIKLDSAVILIGDGANLRYHEKGQKTPAKHQLLLELDDSSKVSATVQMYGGIWCFRDEAEFDNIYYKIAKEKPSPLSEEFDEEYFNKLISQQEVQKLSIKVFLATEQRIPGLGNGVLQDILWNASVNPKTKVSSLDDEQLHELFKAIKSVLCEMTDLNGRDTEKDFFGNNGGYKTMMSKNNVDSPCVKCGTIIKKETYYGGSIYYCEKCQPK is encoded by the coding sequence ATGTTAGAAATACCTGAAGCGTTGACGATTGCCAAACAAATTAATAACACAATAAAAGGAAGAAAAGTTGTGGATGTTATCGCAAATTATAGTTCTCATAAATTTGCATGGTATCATGGTGAACCGCAGGATTACAAAGAACTTCTAAGAGGAAGCACAATTCAAAATGCAACTGCTTGTGGGGGGCTAGTACATATTAAGCTAGATTCAGCAGTAATACTCATAGGCGATGGAGCAAATTTAAGGTATCATGAGAAAGGGCAAAAGACTCCTGCAAAACATCAGCTTTTATTAGAGCTTGATGATTCTTCTAAGGTTAGTGCCACAGTTCAAATGTATGGCGGTATATGGTGCTTTAGAGATGAAGCTGAATTTGACAACATATATTATAAAATCGCAAAGGAAAAACCATCTCCACTATCAGAAGAATTTGATGAGGAATATTTCAATAAACTAATATCCCAACAGGAGGTGCAAAAGCTAAGCATAAAGGTCTTTCTTGCTACTGAACAGAGAATACCAGGTCTAGGCAATGGTGTGCTACAGGATATACTATGGAATGCTAGTGTTAATCCAAAAACTAAAGTAAGCTCATTAGACGATGAACAGCTTCACGAATTATTCAAGGCAATAAAGTCTGTACTTTGTGAGATGACAGACCTTAATGGTAGGGATACAGAAAAAGACTTTTTCGGAAATAATGGCGGATATAAAACTATGATGAGTAAAAATAATGTAGATTCCCCTTGCGTAAAATGCGGCACCATTATAAAGAAAGAAACTTATTATGGCGGTAGCATCTACTACTGTGAGAAATGCCAACCTAAGTAA
- a CDS encoding alpha/beta hydrolase: protein MEKLRVKVNGTELEVNQYPRNGETIVFIHFSGGNLAQWNGVVPYFINKYHIVTLDLRGHGKSGKVVNGYTLDNMAIDIIDVMNQLGIEKAHIVGSSLGGEIAVNLAAHFPERIQSIVAEGAIQNYFGKNGVCDIAKEEIPNKKIELRTKRAKKNNPVFDSIVEKIEMAKQNYEQGGILWNQQIEEFEIYDSSETGDGKYTSACPKWVIDKYLEDFWDIKFEKYFENVICPVLMLPSEEEWKSKEIKAGIENFQKLLRSSRVVVIPGGSHAYVAFQYPLEFSKVIQAFYKEIEQC, encoded by the coding sequence TTGGAGAAATTGAGAGTTAAAGTTAATGGAACGGAATTAGAAGTAAATCAGTATCCTAGAAATGGAGAAACGATTGTGTTTATACATTTTTCAGGGGGAAATCTGGCACAATGGAATGGAGTTGTACCATATTTTATTAATAAATATCACATAGTTACGTTGGACCTTAGAGGACATGGTAAGTCAGGGAAAGTAGTAAATGGATACACATTAGACAATATGGCAATAGATATTATAGATGTTATGAATCAATTAGGAATAGAGAAGGCGCATATAGTGGGAAGTTCTTTAGGCGGGGAAATTGCAGTAAATCTTGCAGCACATTTTCCGGAAAGAATACAGTCTATTGTAGCGGAAGGTGCGATTCAGAACTACTTTGGTAAAAATGGTGTGTGCGATATAGCAAAAGAAGAAATACCAAATAAAAAAATAGAACTGCGAACTAAGAGAGCAAAGAAAAACAATCCTGTTTTTGATTCAATAGTTGAAAAAATTGAGATGGCAAAGCAGAATTATGAGCAAGGCGGTATTCTGTGGAATCAGCAAATCGAAGAATTCGAAATATATGATAGTTCAGAAACAGGAGATGGGAAATATACATCTGCTTGTCCCAAATGGGTAATAGATAAATATTTAGAAGATTTTTGGGATATCAAATTCGAAAAGTACTTTGAAAATGTTATCTGTCCTGTTTTAATGCTACCGAGTGAAGAGGAATGGAAGTCGAAGGAGATAAAAGCAGGCATAGAAAATTTTCAAAAGCTTTTGAGGTCAAGTCGGGTTGTGGTTATTCCTGGAGGGAGTCATGCATATGTTGCATTTCAGTATCCGCTAGAATTTAGTAAGGTGATTCAAGCGTTTTATAAAGAGATAGAGCAATGTTAA
- the rlmH gene encoding 23S rRNA (pseudouridine(1915)-N(3))-methyltransferase RlmH: MKIRIVSVGRIKEKFMQEGIKEYSKRLSRYCSLEIIEVEDEKAPENLSNKEMDQVKEKEGEKILSKIPANSYIISLEIKGKSLTSEELSEKIESLMIEGINDITFIIGGSLGLSKEVLQKSNLKLSFSKMTFPHQLIRVILLEQIYRGFRIMKGEPYHK, encoded by the coding sequence ATGAAAATACGCATTGTTTCAGTTGGAAGAATAAAAGAAAAATTTATGCAAGAAGGAATAAAAGAATATTCAAAAAGGTTATCAAGATACTGTAGTCTTGAGATTATAGAAGTAGAAGATGAAAAAGCCCCAGAAAACCTAAGCAACAAAGAAATGGATCAAGTCAAAGAAAAAGAAGGAGAAAAAATCCTCTCAAAAATCCCAGCAAACTCATACATAATCTCTCTAGAGATAAAAGGCAAAAGCCTAACCTCAGAAGAGCTTTCAGAAAAAATAGAATCTCTAATGATAGAAGGAATAAACGACATAACCTTCATTATTGGAGGTTCTTTAGGTCTATCAAAAGAAGTCCTACAAAAAAGCAATCTCAAACTATCCTTTTCCAAAATGACCTTCCCTCATCAATTAATAAGAGTAATACTATTAGAGCAAATATATAGAGGATTTAGGATAATGAAGGGTGAACCTTATCATAAGTGA
- the hepT gene encoding type VII toxin-antitoxin system HepT family RNase toxin: MVNIEVIKQRLNQLSTSLNKIERFRAISLEEFLQDDIIQDVVEYNLFIAINMMIDIATHIVVDNNIGNPETLGEAFSILNKEKYFNDDETKIYRNMVGLRNILSHEYLKIDKKIIYGILKNNLVDIKKFIIFIHDNFV, translated from the coding sequence ATGGTTAATATAGAGGTAATTAAACAGAGATTAAATCAATTATCAACTTCTTTAAATAAAATAGAAAGATTCAGGGCAATATCTTTAGAGGAATTTTTACAGGATGATATCATACAAGATGTAGTTGAATACAATTTATTTATAGCTATAAATATGATGATTGATATTGCTACTCATATTGTAGTAGATAATAATATAGGTAATCCAGAGACCCTAGGTGAAGCATTTAGTATCTTAAATAAGGAAAAATATTTTAACGATGATGAAACTAAGATTTATAGAAATATGGTAGGACTTAGAAATATACTATCTCATGAATATCTAAAAATAGATAAAAAGATAATATATGGTATTCTAAAGAATAATTTAGTTGATATAAAAAAATTTATTATTTTTATCCATGATAATTTTGTTTAA
- the mntA gene encoding type VII toxin-antitoxin system MntA family adenylyltransferase antitoxin gives MDIIKKCKSILMENENIAFAYIFGSYAQGKVRVDSDIDIAIYSEKRIDIETYLEIKMNLSETCKREIDLIILNDATPLLKYEIYKNNIVLFTRDRAIETSYKVKTLFEYNDIKRYLDLSYDRTIDRLKKEVESNG, from the coding sequence ATGGATATCATTAAAAAGTGCAAGAGTATTTTAATGGAAAATGAAAATATAGCTTTTGCCTATATCTTTGGTTCATATGCTCAAGGGAAGGTAAGAGTAGATAGTGATATAGATATTGCAATATATTCAGAAAAAAGGATAGATATAGAAACATATCTTGAAATTAAGATGAATTTATCAGAAACTTGCAAAAGGGAAATTGATTTAATTATATTAAATGATGCAACTCCTTTATTAAAATATGAAATTTATAAAAATAATATAGTATTGTTTACTCGTGATAGAGCTATAGAAACCAGTTATAAAGTAAAAACCTTATTTGAATATAATGATATAAAAAGATATCTAGATTTATCTTATGACAGAACGATAGATAGATTGAAAAAAGAGGTGGAATCTAATGGTTAA